In Musa acuminata AAA Group cultivar baxijiao chromosome BXJ2-8, Cavendish_Baxijiao_AAA, whole genome shotgun sequence, one genomic interval encodes:
- the LOC135619128 gene encoding ATG8-interacting protein 1-like isoform X3, giving the protein MTDNVEGVEGTSSRGADWEVVSLTASAYAAAPGPNEFSSTDKSEEQEDITKLESSSALLMSGHFVFPPSEHENLPVEPDSSKNYSETEGHTPGVVSVDNGFDSLGKERQQSESNDDLHSFEFYDKGSQISTRDMVFEEGTGFQKLNLAGLEQGMLDDSESAAVHSETHKSDSEFEAEGSLDVIMDSPREHTKLCEDEVDRPNLPCQVWWKRHATSLYCHAKESNTFWSVVVAAAVMGVVIMGRRWQRDKWQLHQIKWRFSIRGEKMISMFGPTGRFKNVLVGGHQHSPLVGGVGASASF; this is encoded by the exons ATGACGGACAATGTAGAAGGGGTAGAGGGAACTTCTTCTCGTGGAGCTGACTGGGAGGTCGTGTCTCTCACAGCATCTGCCTATGCTGCTGCACCTGGACCGAATGAGTTTAGCTCTACTGATAAAAGTGAAGAACAGGAGGACATAACTAAACTTGAGTCTTCTTCTGCATTATTAATGTCTGGTCATTTTGTTTTTCCACCCAGTGAGCATGAGAATCTCCCGGTAGAACCAGACTCGAGCAAAAATTATAGTGAAACGGAGGGGCATACTCCTGGAGTGGTTAGTGTTGATAATGGATTTGATAGTCTGGGTAAAGAAAGGCAGCAGAGTGAATCCAATGATGACCTGCACAGTTTTGAGTTTTATGATAAAGGGAGTCAAATATCTACACGTGACATGGTATTCGAAGAGGGCACTGGATTTCAAAAGCTAAACTTGGCTGGATTGGAGCAGGGTATGCTGGATGATTCTGAGTCTGCTGCTGTTCACTCTGAAACACATAAAAGTGACAGCGAATTTGAGGCAGAAGGATCTTTGGATGTGATTATGGATTCTCCTCGGGAGCATACAAAACTATGTGAAGATGAAGTTGATCGACCTAACCTTCCTTGCCAAGTATGGTGGAAGAGGCATGCAACATCTTTGTATTGCCATGCAAAGGAATCCAATACATTTTGGTctgttgttgttgctgcagcTGTCATGGGAGTTGTAATCATGGGGCGGCGATGGCAGCGTGACAAATGGCAGCTTCATCAAATCAAATGGAGGTTTAGCATCCGTGGTGAG AAGATGATCAGCATGTTTGGGCCTACTGGCCGATTTAAAAATGTTCTGGTTGGTGGCCACCAGCATAGTCCATTGGTGGGTGGAGTTGGTGCTTCGGCCAGCTTTTAG
- the LOC135619128 gene encoding ATG8-interacting protein 1-like isoform X1 yields the protein MILTVNFTPTGPIFPPRVVIFQLGLFYGSVKSTARFSPSPGLTCYSRFSDGEHRLNRFRNFRIIKYIWNRRIEARDCHSFPKSFLRPEGFLPIPRYQSLPLSSVSSSSVCSPHIHARRSLLRVDMTDNVEGVEGTSSRGADWEVVSLTASAYAAAPGPNEFSSTDKSEEQEDITKLESSSALLMSGHFVFPPSEHENLPVEPDSSKNYSETEGHTPGVVSVDNGFDSLGKERQQSESNDDLHSFEFYDKGSQISTRDMVFEEGTGFQKLNLAGLEQGMLDDSESAAVHSETHKSDSEFEAEGSLDVIMDSPREHTKLCEDEVDRPNLPCQVWWKRHATSLYCHAKESNTFWSVVVAAAVMGVVIMGRRWQRDKWQLHQIKWRFSIRGEKMISMFGPTGRFKNVLVGGHQHSPLVGGVGASASF from the exons ATGATCCTAACCGTCAATTTTACACCCACAGGTCCTATATTTCCTCCACGTGTCGTAATTTTTCAATTGGGTCTGTTTTACGGGAGTGTGAAAAGTACTGCTCGATTTTCTCCATCGCCTGGGCTGACCTGTTACAGCCGGTTTTCGGACGGAGAGCACCGGCTGAATCGGTTCCGAAATTTcagaataattaaatatatttggaATCGAAGAATCGAGGCTCGCGATTGCCATTCCTTCCCCAAGTCGTTTCTTCGCCCGGAGGGCTTCTTGCCGATTCCTCGGTACCAATCTCTTCCCCTCTCTTCCGTCTCGTCGTCGTCGGTCTGCTCACCACATATTCACGCCCGAAGATCTCTCCTCCGAG tcgaTATGACGGACAATGTAGAAGGGGTAGAGGGAACTTCTTCTCGTGGAGCTGACTGGGAGGTCGTGTCTCTCACAGCATCTGCCTATGCTGCTGCACCTGGACCGAATGAGTTTAGCTCTACTGATAAAAGTGAAGAACAGGAGGACATAACTAAACTTGAGTCTTCTTCTGCATTATTAATGTCTGGTCATTTTGTTTTTCCACCCAGTGAGCATGAGAATCTCCCGGTAGAACCAGACTCGAGCAAAAATTATAGTGAAACGGAGGGGCATACTCCTGGAGTGGTTAGTGTTGATAATGGATTTGATAGTCTGGGTAAAGAAAGGCAGCAGAGTGAATCCAATGATGACCTGCACAGTTTTGAGTTTTATGATAAAGGGAGTCAAATATCTACACGTGACATGGTATTCGAAGAGGGCACTGGATTTCAAAAGCTAAACTTGGCTGGATTGGAGCAGGGTATGCTGGATGATTCTGAGTCTGCTGCTGTTCACTCTGAAACACATAAAAGTGACAGCGAATTTGAGGCAGAAGGATCTTTGGATGTGATTATGGATTCTCCTCGGGAGCATACAAAACTATGTGAAGATGAAGTTGATCGACCTAACCTTCCTTGCCAAGTATGGTGGAAGAGGCATGCAACATCTTTGTATTGCCATGCAAAGGAATCCAATACATTTTGGTctgttgttgttgctgcagcTGTCATGGGAGTTGTAATCATGGGGCGGCGATGGCAGCGTGACAAATGGCAGCTTCATCAAATCAAATGGAGGTTTAGCATCCGTGGTGAG AAGATGATCAGCATGTTTGGGCCTACTGGCCGATTTAAAAATGTTCTGGTTGGTGGCCACCAGCATAGTCCATTGGTGGGTGGAGTTGGTGCTTCGGCCAGCTTTTAG
- the LOC135619128 gene encoding ATG8-interacting protein 1-like isoform X2, translating to MILTVNFTPTGPIFPPRVVIFQLGLFYGSVKSTARFSPSPGLTCYSRFSDGEHRLNRFRNFRIIKYIWNRRIEARDCHSFPKSFLRPEGFLPIPRYQSLPLSSVSSSSVCSPHIHARRSLLRVDMTDNVEGVEGTSSRGADWEVVSLTASAYAAAPGPNEFSSTDKSEEQEDITKLESSSALLMSGHFVFPPSEHENLPVEPDSSKNYSETEGHTPGVVSVDNGFDSLGKERQQSESNDDLHSFEFYDKGSQISTRDMVFEEGTGFQKLNLAGLEQGMLDDSESAAVHSETHKSDSEFEAEGSLDVIMDSPREHTKLCEDEVDRPNLPCQVWWKRHATSLYCHAKESNTFWSVVVAAAVMGVVIMGRRWQRDKWQLHQIKWRFSIRGEMISMFGPTGRFKNVLVGGHQHSPLVGGVGASASF from the exons ATGATCCTAACCGTCAATTTTACACCCACAGGTCCTATATTTCCTCCACGTGTCGTAATTTTTCAATTGGGTCTGTTTTACGGGAGTGTGAAAAGTACTGCTCGATTTTCTCCATCGCCTGGGCTGACCTGTTACAGCCGGTTTTCGGACGGAGAGCACCGGCTGAATCGGTTCCGAAATTTcagaataattaaatatatttggaATCGAAGAATCGAGGCTCGCGATTGCCATTCCTTCCCCAAGTCGTTTCTTCGCCCGGAGGGCTTCTTGCCGATTCCTCGGTACCAATCTCTTCCCCTCTCTTCCGTCTCGTCGTCGTCGGTCTGCTCACCACATATTCACGCCCGAAGATCTCTCCTCCGAG tcgaTATGACGGACAATGTAGAAGGGGTAGAGGGAACTTCTTCTCGTGGAGCTGACTGGGAGGTCGTGTCTCTCACAGCATCTGCCTATGCTGCTGCACCTGGACCGAATGAGTTTAGCTCTACTGATAAAAGTGAAGAACAGGAGGACATAACTAAACTTGAGTCTTCTTCTGCATTATTAATGTCTGGTCATTTTGTTTTTCCACCCAGTGAGCATGAGAATCTCCCGGTAGAACCAGACTCGAGCAAAAATTATAGTGAAACGGAGGGGCATACTCCTGGAGTGGTTAGTGTTGATAATGGATTTGATAGTCTGGGTAAAGAAAGGCAGCAGAGTGAATCCAATGATGACCTGCACAGTTTTGAGTTTTATGATAAAGGGAGTCAAATATCTACACGTGACATGGTATTCGAAGAGGGCACTGGATTTCAAAAGCTAAACTTGGCTGGATTGGAGCAGGGTATGCTGGATGATTCTGAGTCTGCTGCTGTTCACTCTGAAACACATAAAAGTGACAGCGAATTTGAGGCAGAAGGATCTTTGGATGTGATTATGGATTCTCCTCGGGAGCATACAAAACTATGTGAAGATGAAGTTGATCGACCTAACCTTCCTTGCCAAGTATGGTGGAAGAGGCATGCAACATCTTTGTATTGCCATGCAAAGGAATCCAATACATTTTGGTctgttgttgttgctgcagcTGTCATGGGAGTTGTAATCATGGGGCGGCGATGGCAGCGTGACAAATGGCAGCTTCATCAAATCAAATGGAGGTTTAGCATCCGTGGTGAG ATGATCAGCATGTTTGGGCCTACTGGCCGATTTAAAAATGTTCTGGTTGGTGGCCACCAGCATAGTCCATTGGTGGGTGGAGTTGGTGCTTCGGCCAGCTTTTAG
- the LOC103974296 gene encoding UPF0496 protein 3-like, which produces MHIRLNLFRDCKHQVQIGKREAVAPISSSSFNLCEEYTNAFRTESYHEFWAQVLDLTLDHGAALKPRGSSAAARLPSCHLLAEHLLDPDQPTVTKILTHLAKRCHPETHVLISDYYSETAGASLLCGLLLKDIDRIRRRYRPLKATLRSLVSDSRSRNGLQAIGDFVADVSKTTNSFDSVASSRRKFRAVQEGSADLLKRLESGCKKMRAKLRFINRLKRTLAISAIVLAASTVIIGACVPMHALVTLMTLPPFLSSSSRLASARRLDRVIAQLDAAAKGTYILNRDLDTISRLVARLHDEAEHTLTLLRLCERHGGHRRRLTQEVARQITKNLASFHQQLDELEEHLYLCFMTINRTRRLVLEELLVAGSGRV; this is translated from the exons ATGCACATAAGGTTAAATCTCTTTCGAGACTGCAAACACCAAGTCCAAATAG GAAAACGTGAAGCGGTGGCACCGATCTCGTCTTCAAGCTTCAACCTGTGCGAGGAGTACACCAACGCCTTCCGCACCGAGTCATACCATGAATTCTGGGCTCAGGTTCTGGATCTCACCTTAGACCATGGTGCCGCCCTCAAGCCCAGAGGAAGTAGCGCTGCTGCCCGTCTCCCTTCTTGTCACCTCCTGGCGGAGCATCTCCTCGACCCGGACCAGCCCACCGTCACCAAAATCCTTACCCACCTCGCAAAACGTTGCCACCCTGAGACCCATGTCCTCATCTCCGACTATTACTCCGAGACCGCCGGCGCCTCGCTCCTCTGCGGCCTTCTCCTGAAGGACATCGATCGGATTCGACGTCGGTACCGCCCTCTCAAAGCCACCCTTCGTTCCCTCGTCTCCGACAGCCGGTCACGTAACGGCCTCCAGGCTATAGGCGACTTCGTCGCAGATGTCTCCAAGACCACCAACTCCTTCGATTCAGTAGCTTCATCTCGACGCAAATTCCGGGCAGTTCAAGAGGGCTCTGCAGACCTACTCAAAAGGCTCGAGTCAGGCTGCAAGAAGATGAGGGCAAAGCTTCGGTTCATCAACCGCCTCAAGCGAACCTTGGCCATATCGGCGATCGTCCTCGCGGCTTCGACGGTCATCATCGGTGCTTGTGTACCGATGCACGCTTTGGTAACCTTGATGACACTACCGCCGTTCCTGTCGTCTTCGTCTCGGTTGGCCTCGGCGAGAAGGCTGGATAGGGTGATCGCTCAGCTAGATGCAGCGGCCAAAGGGACGTACATCTTGAACCGGGACCTGGACACCATTAGCCGGCTCGTGGCACGGTTGCACGACGAGGCCGAGCACACGCTCACCCTGTTAAGGCTCTGCGAGCGGCACGGCGGCCACCGGCGGCGGTTGACGCAGGAGGTCGCGCGGCAGATAACCAAGAACCTCGCAAGCTTCCACCAACAGCTGGATGAACTGGAGGAGCACCTGTACCTCTGCTTCATGACCATCAACAGGACTAGAAGATTAGTCCTGGAAGAGCTTCTGGTGGCTGGCAGTGGCAGAGTCTAA
- the LOC103974294 gene encoding uncharacterized protein LOC103974294, with the protein MQTMEAGLCSARTPSSQEESGDEELSVLPRHTKVIVTGNNRTKSVLVGLQGVVKKAVGLGGWHWLVLKNGVEVKLQRNALSVLEAPTGNEDDDDDIDCDNSFCSSSDMGDKDVDYSSLEFHKPTKPRVRHTRPWTSSAKSNGRGNHRDTHTNGHKPQMRLNLAKLGTPALWRYWRHFNLVNINPNPTKEQLIHGVQNHLLSQQLDEMQVIVGFIHTAKRLKTLYS; encoded by the exons ATGCAAACCATGGAAGCCGGGTTGTGTTCGGCCCGTACCCCATCTTCGCAGGAGGAAAGCGGTGATGAAGAGCTTTCGGTGCTTCCCCGGCACACTAAAGTCATTGTGACCGGCAACAACAGAACAAAGTCTGTTCTAGTTGGGCTTCAAGGTGTTGTGAAGAAAGCAGTCGGCCTCGGCGGCTGGCATTGGCTG GTACTAAAGAATGGGGTGGAAGTCAAGCTACAAAGAAATGCGCTGAGTGTGCTGGAAGCTCCTACTGGAAACGAGGACGATGATGATGACATCGACTGTGATAACTCATTCTGCAGTAGTTCAGATATGGGGGACAAAGATGTGGATTACT CTAGCTTGGAGTTTCATAAGCCGACAAAGCCAAGGGTACGACATACCAGGCCATGGACATCTTCAGCAAAGTCAAATGGGCGCGGCAACCATCGAGACACTCACACCAATGGTCATAAGCCTCAAATG AGATTAAATTTGGCCAAACTTGGGACACCAGCCTTGTGGAGATACTGGAGGCACTTCAATCTT GTGAACATCAACCCCAACCCCACAAAAGAACAACTGATTCATGGTGTGCAAAATCATTTGCTGTCGCAG CAACTGGACGAGATGCAGGTTATCGTAGGATTCATCCACACCGCCAAGAGATTGAAAACCCTCTACTCGTAG